A region of the Chaetodon trifascialis isolate fChaTrf1 chromosome 7, fChaTrf1.hap1, whole genome shotgun sequence genome:
CACTTTGTCAAAAAGTATAAGTATTGGATTAGAGGTGAGTAAATCTAAGCATGAGAAAATGACCAATGAATTTGTCATCATTTCATTAACAAGTCACTCATGGTATGACCGTATCTCATAAGcctgaagagaagaaaaagaagaaagagagagaatttgAGATGGAGCCTGAAGGAGAGGAGTTTCACCCCAATATTAAGGTGGAAATAGAACAGCAAGGAGACAGGCCGGTCCGAGCATGCAGGACGCAACAAGGTAAGAATGCCTGACTATGAGGACAACATCAGAATTTTTTTGGCAAGTAAACATTACATTGAATTTGAGCAATTTTTCAATTTTAAGTGTGCTAATaaatcatttgtttgtttgtttgtttgtttgtttgtttgttttcccaatGTAGAGAATGAGTCCACTCCTCGCCAACAACTGCTGGAGCACTTTTTGAGGCAGTTGCAGAGGTGAGGAACACTTATTTCAGTCTAATTGTTGCGTTCAGCCTTCAGTCGTCTTAATGCCACAGCACTGCTCCGGGAGAGCAGGAGGCTGACTTAATCTGACTTCATAGATTCAGAAGCATGAAGACTAAGGGTTAAGTAAGGGTTAAGGGTGGGACTGATATTTGTCCTTAATGATGAGTTCTATTGTTTTTTCCAACAGCATCACCAACTAGCACAGTTTACACAAGAAATATCACAAATTAATAGGCACATTGCCATGAAATTTCCTGAACACAGCTACACTGCCCAGAAGAtacagtctttttttgttttagacatagtgagatttttattttactacacCCTCAGGTCAGAATGTCATCTTTGCATACAACTTGTCCCACTGGCTTATTGACAGATGACATTAGACTAGATGAGCACGTGTATTGATTCACTGTCCTATGGGACAAAAccccttttcattttcatgactCTAATAATAGCAGCATTTGCATGTGTTGTTTGTATGTGCCACACCTACATGCTAAATATTGTCAGGTACAATAAACTTTGCCGCTTCTACAGACTGTCACCCTTAAATCTATTTGAGCATTTAGTGTTGTAGCACAGACCTGAGCTTTtattatacacacatacacgttGTATGTGACCTCATTGATGCCATAGTTTGCTGTCAACACATTCATATTGATCATATTGGCCGGACAGATAATGCGCCCCAGCATGATCAGACAAGAACACTTGCACTCAAAAAGACAAGCCTAAACAAAAGTTAAGGTTGGTGCTGTACTGAATAACACGGATGGGGCATCACTTGTCTTTCCAGGAAAGACCCCCATGGATTCTTCTCATTTCCAGTAACGGATGCGATTGCTCCTGGTTACTCAATGATCATCAAACACCCGATGGACTTCAGCACCATGAAAGACAAGATTAGAAACAATGAGTACAACACAGTTACAGAATTCAAGGTGAGGATGCTTttcaacacaaaaaaaagagttgGAATGATgaatattcattatttttgaGAATAATATGAAATTACAAACCTACTTTTTGGCCTTCAGGCAGATTTTAAGCTGATGTGTGACAATGCCATGGTGTACAACCGACCAGAGACTGTCTACTACAAGGCTGCCAAGAAACTGCTCCATACAGGATTCAAGATGATGAGCAAGGTACTGATGTcaaatggaagaaaaataaacaaattataCTTCTCTTGTAACCCCACCCATCTAATCAATTAGACACACAGCTTTGTCTATATTAGCTGTCTTGTGGTGTGACTTCACTGAACAGTCATTTGCTGAGGCGCTTCTATTAGCACTTCACTTCCCTTTGTTTAGCTTTTGATCAAATAGTTTTACAGGTAATGTTACTGCTAATACCTAAATGGAGTAGATCAAAATGTTAGTGTAATATATCAACATATAAAAGTGGAACTTCTGTGATTTGTTGATCCATACATTTCCATAAATTATACACTTAAGTTTTGATTTGTGAATAAGGTTGACggacatcagacagacagactgcagtaaCAATATCATTTAGAGTCAAATCACGGCACTGCTTCACGTATAGTGAGTAATGGAATATGTTCAGGGCACTATGACATTTTCTAATCATGAGCCCTGCACATTAATAAAACTAATTTGCATGTAGTAACTCAAACAGACTtgttacaggaagtcagccaCTAATTCCAATGTCAATTGACCGAGGGTGGATTTAAAACATCATTGTCATCATAATCAACTTTCAGCTCTCCCTTTCTACTCCATCTACTCTCTTACCGTAAACACACAGTATCTGCCTGTTAAGCAGACAAAATTAAGAGTTTCTCCTCTACCCTGTCTACAGGAACGGCTGTTGGCTCTGAAGCGCAGCATGTCTTTCATGCAGGACATGGACTTCACCCAGCAGGCAGCCATTCTGGGAGATGAAGACCTCACAACAGATATACCTCCTCCAGAGATTATCCCCATCCCAGTGGAATCAGCTAAGAAGTCAAGGAAACAACCAGTCAAAGACATGAAGGAAGTCATCAGGTATTCCTTACTTGTAATATCTAGattaaatgtgactttttgtgTACATTTAAAGAATGAAAGGTTGTGGGAAGCACCGGTGGGGAAGTCCTGAGTTTGTGACGTTCAATGATTCAACACTCTGTCAGTGCAATGAAGTGATAACACAGTCACTTCTGGTATTTCAGTTATCTGTATGAACCAGAGGGAAACGCATGCAGCTTGACTGACAGTACGGCAGAGGAGCATGTTCTGGCACTCGTCGAGCATTCTGCAGATGAAGCTCGGGATCGAATCAACAGATACATGCCTAACTCCAAGGTTTCCACTTTACTTATTGTGTATAAATTCCCACTCATACATAATTTTTCCACCACTTACTCATTTTTTAACAATAACTGACAAAGTGGTAGTAGGCTTCCACACTTGAGGAGGTCAGTTTCGACCAAGGTATGCTGGCGAAGCAAGCAGTTTGTATTGACACTacattttttctgctctgtgatttCAGATGGGCTACTTGCGTAAAGAGCCAGACAGTTCTCTTCTATATACTGTTGTAAATCAGCTTGATCCTGATGCAGAAGGTTTGTTATCATTGTTAAGtcttttaaacatattttaaaaCTCTATGCTCATGCAGCATCTACACTACATTAGTATATATGTGATATCTGAGAAAGAGGCaaattgtttttggtttttgcagAAGAGGAGACTCATAAAGTGGATCTGAGTTCCTTGTCAAATAAACTTCTCCCTGGATTAACGACCTTGGGTTTCAAAGATGACAGGAGACACAAAGGTATGCCATGAAGTGCACTTTTGTTAATAACAGTTGCTAATTGCCACAAAGTCTGTGACTAACAATGGATTATGCTTTCTTGTTCTGTGTAGTAACATTTCTCAGCAGTGCCTACAACGTTCAGACCCTTCAGAAGAACTCCATCTTTCCAGACCTGCTGTCTGATGAGGTGGATATGCTCTATTCAGCCTATGGAGATGAGACAGGAGTACAGTGTGCTCTCAGGTAGGTGGACTTTGCTGTCAAAGGTCAGACTTTGATTTGAAATGAGTGGAAATTCTAATTTTGTGCACTTTGACCCTCAGCATACAGGAGTTTGTCAAGGGCTGTGGAAGTATCACGAAGCATTGGGTTGACAGGCTTCTTGATAAGATGACAGCAGGCGATCACCttaaagctgtcagtcaaatcCGACAGGTATCTGGTTTGTTATTGATATATCATCCTCCCAGTCTTTATGGTTGTCTTGACCAGTCCTGCCACAGTTTGGTTCCTGTTACATGCATGATGCTTATTTTACATTGCAGAAAAGAAATATCATGCTGAAACCTGATGAAACCAAATCCAGCATTTGTGACATTCAGGTATGCTGTAGTTGCTGCTACAAGTGAAGATGCATTTAAATAGTCTTTTGACTGTCTGATTGAAGcggtgtgtttttgttcagatGGCAGATGGCCCTGGCCTGGGAGAGAGCGGCTCGGTCCTGGACTTCATGTCAATGAAGAACTATCCTGATATGTCTCTGGATATATCCATGCTGAACTCATTAGGTGATTATCCCCATCAGCACTCTTAAGTGGCTGCACTTACATGTACACCAGTAATCCAGTCATAAGCCAGATAAGGCAGCGAGATGTGTCAAGTAGAGTCCATGTAAATGCTAAGCTTATGTTATGTTAATGTGATA
Encoded here:
- the brd9 gene encoding bromodomain-containing protein 9, which codes for MGKKHKKHKPEWRTVDDYEDKALEKPLKLVLKVGGSEVTELSGSGHDSSYYDDRSDHERERHKEKKKKKKKKSEKDKDKYVDDEDRRRRKEEKRKKREREQNESEAAAATAATSAGVPVEPFTLSKSISIGLEPEEKKKKKEREFEMEPEGEEFHPNIKVEIEQQGDRPVRACRTQQENESTPRQQLLEHFLRQLQRKDPHGFFSFPVTDAIAPGYSMIIKHPMDFSTMKDKIRNNEYNTVTEFKADFKLMCDNAMVYNRPETVYYKAAKKLLHTGFKMMSKERLLALKRSMSFMQDMDFTQQAAILGDEDLTTDIPPPEIIPIPVESAKKSRKQPVKDMKEVISYLYEPEGNACSLTDSTAEEHVLALVEHSADEARDRINRYMPNSKMGYLRKEPDSSLLYTVVNQLDPDAEEEETHKVDLSSLSNKLLPGLTTLGFKDDRRHKVTFLSSAYNVQTLQKNSIFPDLLSDEVDMLYSAYGDETGVQCALSIQEFVKGCGSITKHWVDRLLDKMTAGDHLKAVSQIRQKRNIMLKPDETKSSICDIQMADGPGLGESGSVLDFMSMKNYPDMSLDISMLNSLGKTVKKEPGNEEGQQHFDDADKLLQEFQEAQVDRVGSRPSSNLSSLSNASERDQHHLGSPSHLGVGDQSEMVHDPYEFLQSPEPESTANS